A genomic segment from Limosilactobacillus sp. encodes:
- the trxA gene encoding thioredoxin, translating into MAVNVTTDQSFAQDTANGVALIDFWATWCGPCRMQSPVVEALSDEMDDVHFFKLDVDQNPATAQEFRIMSIPTMMIKKDGQVVDQIVGYHSKEQLQQILQQYTA; encoded by the coding sequence ATGGCAGTAAACGTAACGACTGACCAAAGCTTTGCGCAGGACACCGCCAATGGCGTGGCCCTGATCGACTTCTGGGCAACCTGGTGTGGCCCGTGTCGGATGCAGTCCCCAGTCGTGGAGGCCCTGTCCGACGAGATGGATGACGTCCACTTCTTCAAACTGGACGTGGATCAGAACCCGGCGACGGCCCAAGAATTCCGGATCATGAGCATTCCGACGATGATGATCAAGAAGGACGGTCAGGTGGTTGACCAGATCGTGGGTTATCATTCCAAGGAACAGCTGCAGCAGATCCTGCAACAGTACACGGCCTAA
- a CDS encoding IreB family regulatory phosphoprotein, whose protein sequence is MTTNNDETMFYDFGQERKKNIKETLKTVYESLEEKGYNPINQIVGYLLSGDPAYIPRLNNARNLIRQHERDEIIEELVVSYLKNNGETK, encoded by the coding sequence ATGACTACTAATAATGATGAAACGATGTTCTATGACTTTGGTCAGGAACGCAAGAAGAATATCAAGGAAACCCTGAAGACGGTTTACGAATCGCTGGAGGAAAAGGGCTATAACCCAATCAACCAGATTGTGGGGTACTTGCTCTCCGGTGATCCAGCCTACATTCCGCGGTTAAACAACGCCCGGAACCTGATCCGGCAGCACGAGCGGGATGAGATTATCGAGGAGTTAGTTGTGTCGTACCTGAAGAATAATGGTGAGACTAAATGA
- a CDS encoding CvpA family protein → MILTTFIILVLIGCFINGRRRGLLMMVLYAGTYLVSWLVARWGATALGTGLGHLLPDVSQSATYSSAILKTVNNNDFFYRGIAFMIIFTLVAWLCHWAIHKLRWIKRLPVIGTFDALAGGLLSLVIGYIILYVALVILQLWPAGWWQLQLANSGLAQFMINQTPGLAQIVLDTLN, encoded by the coding sequence ATGATACTTACTACCTTTATAATCCTGGTTTTGATTGGCTGCTTCATTAACGGGCGGCGCCGGGGCCTGTTGATGATGGTCCTCTACGCCGGCACCTACTTGGTCAGCTGGCTGGTGGCCCGCTGGGGAGCGACGGCGCTGGGGACCGGCTTGGGTCATCTTCTGCCGGACGTCAGCCAGAGTGCTACCTATTCGAGCGCAATCCTCAAGACCGTTAACAACAACGACTTCTTTTACCGGGGGATTGCCTTCATGATCATCTTCACCCTGGTGGCCTGGCTTTGTCACTGGGCGATTCACAAGCTGCGCTGGATCAAGCGCCTGCCGGTGATCGGGACCTTTGATGCACTGGCTGGCGGCCTGCTTTCGCTGGTGATCGGCTACATCATTTTATACGTCGCCCTGGTGATTCTTCAGCTCTGGCCGGCCGGCTGGTGGCAGCTGCAGCTCGCCAATTCAGGACTGGCTCAGTTCATGATCAATCAAACCCCGGGCTTAGCACAGATTGTATTAGACACGTTGAACTAA
- the ruvX gene encoding Holliday junction resolvase RuvX — translation MRLMGLDVGSKTVGIAVSDPLGWTAQSVEIIPINEDEEVFGIDRVAELVAKEQVGGFVLGLPKNMNNTEGPRVDAAKHYGELLKERFPEIPIDFQDERLTTVEAHRMLVEEADISRAKQKKVIDSVAATFILQSYLDRHGRLVSKLK, via the coding sequence ATGAGGTTAATGGGCTTAGACGTCGGTTCCAAGACGGTTGGCATCGCGGTCAGTGATCCCCTGGGCTGGACGGCTCAATCGGTCGAGATCATCCCCATCAATGAGGATGAGGAGGTCTTCGGCATTGACCGGGTGGCCGAGCTGGTCGCCAAAGAACAGGTGGGCGGCTTTGTGCTGGGCTTGCCGAAGAACATGAACAACACCGAAGGCCCCCGGGTCGATGCCGCCAAGCACTACGGCGAATTGCTGAAGGAACGCTTCCCCGAGATTCCGATTGACTTTCAAGACGAACGGTTAACGACCGTCGAGGCCCACCGGATGCTCGTCGAGGAGGCCGACATCTCCCGTGCCAAGCAAAAAAAGGTGATTGATTCGGTCGCCGCAACCTTTATTCTGCAGAGCTATCTGGATCGTCATGGCCGCTTAGTTTCGAAACTGAAATAA
- a CDS encoding DUF1292 domain-containing protein has translation MSKQQSNNDENLITLIDEEGNEQLFKELFTFDSDDYGKSYIFIYPAEQENDDSVDIQAYIVADNEDGDGQDLVPIEDDKEWDMVEQVLNTFLDDDGNFNA, from the coding sequence ATGAGCAAACAACAATCTAACAACGACGAAAACTTAATTACCCTGATCGATGAGGAAGGGAACGAACAGCTCTTCAAGGAACTGTTCACCTTCGACTCCGACGATTACGGCAAGTCCTACATCTTCATTTATCCCGCCGAGCAGGAGAATGACGATTCCGTTGACATCCAGGCTTACATCGTGGCCGACAATGAAGATGGCGACGGGCAGGACCTGGTGCCGATCGAGGATGACAAGGAATGGGACATGGTCGAACAGGTCTTAAACACCTTCCTCGATGATGATGGCAACTTTAATGCTTAA
- a CDS encoding endonuclease MutS2, producing the protein MNHKITQTLEFDRIKGMLATRLVSAAGHHELERMAPQSDFDRVQRYLTETTDGADILRLEGGIPIPKLADIQPQMKRLKIGANLNGTELAQVTKVLQTSMSVRNFFDQMREKKIKLRVLDQLVDRLVTIPSVTQRLVRSVDPDGRLNDEASTKLHGIRQLIIKTENDIHQQMEHYTRGKGAKYLSEPVITIRNDRYVVPALARYRNKLGGVVHDQSASGQTLYIEPAGVVEFNNRLRQAQIEEQQEMRRILAELSALIAPYRHDIQNNEHVLGQLDFINAKAALAHDMKASLPILSRENHVNLRHARHPLIDPKKVVDNDIKIGEDYQAIVITGPNTGGKTITLKTLGLIQLMGQSGLFIPAEEGSTIGVFDNIFADIGDEQSLEQNLSTFSGHMDNVKAILDQITDRSLVLLDELGAGTDPKEGAALAMAILDNIGSKGSMVVITTHYPELKVYGYDRAKTINASMEFDAKTLRPTYRLLLGIPGRSNGLEIAQRLGIDTGIIDEARSLVSDDSQDLNQMIGDLVEQRKQAREENERLTKLVAANEKTQHDLDERLSRFNEQRDKLFDQARSQANHQVSMAKRKANSIIHHLRQLEVQQGANVKENQLIDAQGALNALHQDDPRLKNNTVLKRAKARHDLHPGDAVLVKSYGQYGELMSKRGNHKWEVQIGILKMEIDERDLEKVAKKDLPKEKTTQRARSAVHTTQTRKTSARLDLRGHRYEQAMSELSDFIDHALLNNLSSVTIIHGKGTGALRKGTQQYLQSNPRVKSFGYAAPNNGGDGATIVNL; encoded by the coding sequence ATGAATCATAAAATTACACAGACATTGGAATTTGACCGCATCAAGGGGATGCTGGCCACACGCCTGGTGTCGGCTGCGGGACACCACGAGTTGGAAAGAATGGCACCGCAGAGTGATTTTGACCGGGTGCAGCGCTACCTAACGGAAACCACCGACGGCGCCGACATCTTGCGACTGGAGGGGGGCATTCCGATCCCTAAGCTGGCGGACATTCAGCCTCAGATGAAGCGACTCAAGATCGGTGCCAACCTGAACGGGACCGAGTTGGCCCAGGTCACCAAGGTCCTGCAGACCAGTATGAGCGTTCGCAACTTCTTTGACCAAATGCGGGAGAAGAAGATCAAGCTGCGCGTTCTCGACCAGCTGGTGGACCGGCTGGTAACGATCCCGTCGGTCACCCAGCGCCTGGTCCGCTCGGTAGATCCGGACGGCCGGCTTAATGACGAAGCTTCGACCAAGCTGCACGGGATCCGGCAGTTGATCATAAAGACGGAAAACGACATTCACCAGCAGATGGAGCACTACACCCGCGGCAAGGGCGCCAAGTACCTGAGCGAGCCGGTCATCACGATTAGAAACGACCGCTACGTCGTTCCCGCTCTGGCCCGCTACCGGAACAAGCTCGGTGGGGTGGTCCACGACCAGAGTGCCAGTGGCCAGACCCTCTACATCGAACCGGCCGGGGTAGTGGAGTTCAACAACCGCCTCCGCCAGGCCCAGATTGAAGAGCAGCAGGAGATGCGGCGGATTCTGGCGGAACTGTCGGCCCTGATCGCACCCTACCGCCACGACATCCAAAACAACGAGCACGTCCTCGGCCAGCTGGACTTCATCAACGCCAAGGCCGCCTTGGCCCACGACATGAAGGCCAGCCTGCCGATCCTGAGTCGGGAGAACCACGTTAACCTGCGCCACGCCCGCCATCCCCTGATTGATCCCAAGAAGGTCGTCGACAACGACATTAAGATCGGGGAGGACTACCAGGCGATTGTGATCACCGGGCCGAACACCGGTGGGAAGACGATCACCCTAAAGACCCTGGGCCTGATCCAGCTGATGGGTCAATCCGGGCTCTTCATTCCCGCCGAAGAAGGCAGCACGATCGGCGTCTTCGACAACATTTTCGCCGACATCGGGGATGAACAGTCGCTGGAGCAGAACCTCAGTACCTTCTCCGGCCACATGGACAACGTCAAGGCCATCCTGGACCAGATCACCGACCGCTCCCTGGTGCTGCTCGATGAATTGGGGGCCGGGACCGACCCGAAGGAAGGGGCCGCCCTGGCGATGGCCATCCTGGACAACATCGGCAGCAAGGGCAGCATGGTGGTCATCACCACTCACTACCCGGAGCTGAAGGTTTACGGCTACGACCGGGCCAAGACGATCAACGCCAGCATGGAATTCGATGCCAAGACCCTGCGGCCGACCTACCGGCTCCTGCTCGGCATCCCCGGGCGATCCAACGGTTTGGAGATTGCCCAGCGGCTCGGCATTGACACGGGCATCATCGATGAGGCCCGTTCGCTGGTTAGCGACGACAGCCAGGACCTCAACCAGATGATCGGTGACCTGGTCGAGCAACGCAAGCAGGCCCGCGAGGAGAACGAGCGCCTGACCAAGCTGGTTGCCGCCAACGAAAAGACCCAGCACGACTTGGATGAGCGGCTGAGTCGCTTCAACGAGCAGCGGGACAAGCTCTTTGACCAGGCCCGCTCCCAGGCTAACCACCAGGTCTCGATGGCCAAGCGCAAGGCCAACAGCATCATCCACCACCTCCGGCAGCTGGAGGTTCAGCAGGGTGCCAACGTCAAGGAAAACCAGTTGATCGATGCTCAGGGGGCACTGAATGCCCTCCACCAGGACGATCCGCGTTTGAAGAACAATACCGTTCTCAAACGGGCCAAGGCGCGTCACGACCTTCATCCGGGCGACGCGGTCCTGGTCAAGTCCTATGGTCAGTACGGTGAGCTCATGTCCAAGCGGGGCAATCACAAGTGGGAGGTCCAGATCGGAATCCTCAAGATGGAGATCGACGAGCGGGACCTGGAGAAGGTTGCCAAGAAGGACCTGCCAAAGGAAAAGACGACTCAGCGGGCCCGCAGCGCGGTTCACACCACCCAGACCCGCAAGACCTCGGCCCGGCTGGACCTGCGGGGGCACCGTTACGAGCAGGCGATGAGTGAGCTGAGCGACTTCATCGATCATGCCCTCTTAAATAACCTTTCCTCGGTTACAATCATCCACGGGAAGGGAACCGGGGCCTTGCGGAAGGGGACCCAGCAGTACCTGCAGAGCAACCCGCGGGTCAAGTCCTTTGGCTACGCGGCACCGAACAACGGTGGCGACGGGGCGACGATCGTTAATCTGTAG